A region of the Candidatus Dojkabacteria bacterium genome:
AGGCGGATCTTACAGAAATAGAGTCTACCGTTATATCAAATGAAGGTATTGAGCGAGCCGATTGGGTTCGAGGTCTTTCCGTAAGAATGATAGGTTATTCAGGGAAGGGGATGTCTGTAAGTACATCCGGGATGAGTATGGCTCCTACCGATGCAAAGTATAGGGAAGATTTCATTTCAGCTTTTCCTTATCAGTACTTAAGTTCGTTTGAAGCGGATTTTGAACAGATTCTAGATGGTTATTCAGAAGATCAAATTTGGCAACTTATCGACTCAGATCCTTCAAAAATTGTTCTTGGAATGGATTATTCGGAGAACTTTGCATATCCATCACCCGAGAAAATAAATGTGGGTGATAAATTTACAATTACCGATTCATTTGGTGAATTCCCGTGGGAAGTCGAAGTTGTCGGGATTTTAAAAGATAACAATAGAATTTCCGGCTCATCGAACTTTGGAATAATTGTCGGTTCATCCTTTTATAACGAAGTATTTAGTAAAGATATTTGGCTTAAATACGGATATAATCAGCTCCTGGTTAAAATTTCAGATGATGCTGAATTTGATAAGGTTGCTAATGGGGTTAACAGAACTTTAATAAAACTTCCTGTTAGTTCAATTACAAATATAGCCGATGTGCTTGTAAGTATACAATCCGTATACAACTCGATTATGTATTTGTTTCAGGGCTTTTTAGCCTTTAATCTTTTGGTAGGGTCGTCGGGACTGGCTATAATGACGGTTAGATCGGTACAGGAACGGAAGCAGCAAATAGGCATGTTGCGAGCACTTGGATTTGGACGAAGCGATATTCTTTTCATTTTCTTCATTGAGATATCTTTTGTTGCTATTAGTAGCATTGCTGTGGGGCTTTCTATGGGTGTTATCGGTGCTTTAAATGCATTTAAGGCAGCCTATGCTAATCAACCGGACATTTCTCCGGTATTTCCTAGGCTTGAGATTGCACTCGTTGTGATTGGTGTTTATTTGATTTCTATACTTTTATCCCTAAGACCGGCAATTAATGCCTCAAAACTTGAACCAGTGGAGGCAACTAATTATCCCGAATAAATTCATATATATAAATATGGCAAAAGACATACTTCGTGCAAAAAATGTATACAAAATATACGAGGAAGGGCGTGAAACAGAGGTTCGAGCACTTGACGGACTTTCATTGACTGTATTTGAGGGCGAAATTGTTGCAGTAATGGGTCCATCGGGATCAGGGAAAACTACGTTACTTAACTGCTTTTCAGGAATAGATAGTGCCACAAGGGGTGAGATTGTTATAGATGGGCAGGATATTCAAAAATTAAGTGATCGTAAAAAGACACTTTACAGGGCAAAAAAAATGGGATTTATATTTCAGTCGTTTAACCTTATTCCTGTTCTAACGGCGCTTGAAAACGTTGAATTACCGCTACTTGTTAATGGCGTACCAAAGGCTGAGGCAAGAGAGCGTGCAATTACAATTTTAAACCGAGTTGGACTTTCCGATAGGTTGGCACATACACCTAATGAGCTTTCGGGTGGTCAAAAACAGAGGGTTACTGTTGCAAGGGCGCTCGCTCACAAGCCTAGTATAGTTTGGGCCGACGAGCCTACTGGTAACCTTGATTCGCATACTGCCGATTCGGTAATGGAATTAATTTCTGAGCTTCAGAAGGAAAATAATGCAACCTTTGTACTTGTTACCCACGATGAAAAAATTGCCAAAAAGGCAGATAGAATTGTACGTCTAATGGATGGGAAAATTAAATAATATCAAATTGTAGGGGCGGGTTTATAACCTGCCCGACTTGTAATTTCCCAGCCTTGTCAAATTTCATTATTCTTTGTATATTGGAGTATCTAAGATTTTTTTACATTCATGGACAAAAAGAAGATTCTAATTATTGTTGCTGTGCTTGTGGCGGTGTTGCTACTTATTAGCTGCTCCTGCAGTGGTATTCTTATTTGGAAATGGAATGACCTTAAAGACTGGGTAGAAAGTCTTAGTGAAAAATCGGAAGATAATAATTCTCAAACGGAGGAAAATGATGATGAAGAAGATGCCGAAGAAGATGATGATAATTTGGTATACGGAACCTACGAAATAGTCGTCGATTCGACGTATGAAGACGAGGATGAATGGGATGATGTAAATTTCTGCACAATGGAAAACGAAATTCCTGAACTAACTCTACTTTTGGACGGGGGGGAAGTTTCGTCGGATAATATCGATGATATAAACCAAGAATTTGAGGCTTTGTTTACTGCAGAAGGTTTTTGTGAAGATGTACTAGATTCTAATTCCGATTATCCTTCCGGTGATCTTTATTTTGAGGGGTATTACGAGATTGGTTTAAATCAGTATCCTTTTGTAAGTATAGTCTACTACTCCTCAAGTTATACTGGTGGTGCACATGGCAGCAATATTGCCAAGGCAGCTACATTTAATGTTTTAACCGGTAATAGGCTTAATCTTTCCGACCTGTTTACCGACGATGGCTCAAATGATTGGGAAGAAGTCTTATGGACTGGTGTTAAAACTGTTACTCTTGATGAATGGGAGGGTTATCTTTATGAGGATACATTTTCCGGTCAAACAGAACCTCCTTCCGGTCAGATTTGGTATTTAACCGATGAGTATATTGGTTTCATCTGGAATGAATATGATATTGCGCCTTATGCTGCTGGCATGATTTATGTGGAAATTCCGTTTGACGCCGACTTTCTTGAAGATATTATTAAGTCGGGTGGTCCGATTGGGGTGCTTGTGGAGTAGGGGGAGGAGGTTCTCTGGGGGGACATAGGCTATTAGTATCGAATGGTTCTACTACATGGTCAACGCCGTTATCGTTTTCGTGGTGAACTTCTCTTATTATAAATCCTATTTGCCAACTGCGTCTACCTCTGTTGTGTGCCTCGAATATGTAAGCCGTGGGTTTTTCAATTGGTCCGGCGATTCCAAAAAAGTCTACTTCTATTACATCGAGTTGGGCTGTGTTTCTATTCATTAATGCTTCTATTGAGTCCGAACAAGTGAAAGCAACATCCTGAACTTTTAGCTCTGGTTCATTACCTTTTTTTGGAATTTATTGAGTGCATAAGTAATTGCAAGTTCAGCCGCATAATAAGGCGGGTGAACTCCTTGACGTTTTTCTAAATCTAAACGTCTTTCACCTAGATCGGGTTCTTGTGGTAGGGTATCTTCTGGTTCAGGATGGGAAACCTGTGCTTCCTGTGTCTGTCTTCTACCTTCAAACAATCTCCTCAGGACGTTCATTTCAATGTGGCGGCTTAGATTAATTAAACGCAGAATAAGTGATTATACCACCATCATCTAAACGGCACATTACAGTTTCTATTGAAATAAGCTTGAGATATAATTCATTACTTAGATAATATATTTTATGTAGCACACAAAAATGAAGAACATTACAAAAATAGACACTTTTCTTATGAATGCTTGGGGATGGTCATTTCTTTACGCATTTATCTTGGTTAACGACCTCGTGGCCTATTTAGTAATCGGGTCAATAGATTTGCATTTTAATATTTGGAATTCGAATCTGATATCATACATTCTTAGTTTTATTGTGGGTTATGGTATTACATTCTTGGCTATGTATACTTTAGGTAGCAGAGGGCTTATGAAATCAAAACTTTATGAAGTTAAAGATTTTAAGCTTGCAACCTTTGAAGGAATAAAATTTGCTGATGCTTTTAGTGGATTTCTCATCTGTAGTCTTGTCGCTTTATTTATAAGAATTGTTTGGGGCGTAGAAATTAGTGAAGATGTTGTTAATTCAGCAGGATATTACTCGTACGCAATTGCAGGGCTTTCTTATGTGTTTGGGATTACAACGGTTATTAATCTTTTTAGAAAGAATTTTTAACTTTACTGACCTACACGGGATCTACATAGTAAACGATTTTACCTTCAAAGGTTTTAACTTTATATCTGCCCGGAGAAACCTCTTTAAGCCAATCAACAGGTACCTTTCCATATCCGCCGGGTAGATCTAAAACGTATGTTGGAATTGCAATTCCCGAAAGGTTGCCTCGAAGTGATTTGTAGAGCTTAAGCCCGGTTTTTATTGAAACTCTAAAGTGATGAGTACCTTTGGCTTTGTCCAGATGGTGAAGGTAGTAGGGCTTTATGCCTATCTGAACTAGGTTGGTAAACAGCATAGGAAGTGTCTTAAGAGTATCGTTTACACCCTTAAGTAGTACTGTCTGGCTTAGCATAAGGATTCCAAAAGATTGAAGTTTTTTTGTAAGCGTAATTGTTTTTTTACTGATTTCTCTTGGATGGTTTACATGAACCACTATAATTACCTGTTTTTTCCGCTGAATTTTAGCAAGTTTAGCTATGACGCCTGCTGTTATTAGCTTTGGTGCTGCCACAGGGACGCGTGTATGAATTCGTACAAGCTTTACTGTGTTTTGTGCATTTAAGGTGGATAGATATGAAAATAAAGCGGGTAGATCAGCTAAAGGGTCGCCACCTGATAAAATTACCTCGTTAACTTCTTGATGTTTTGACAAATAGGCTTTCACTTTTTTAGGGTCGGTATGCGTGCTTTCTAAATTATGTTTTCTAAAGCAGAATCTACAATGAATCGCGCATTTATCTGTTGTAAGTAGAAGAATGCGATTTGGGTATCTGTGAATAAGTCCGGGAATAGGGGACTTAAAATTATCTCCGATAGGGTCGGTCAACTCGTATGGTTTAATATTGCGCTCGTGCTTGCTTGGTACAGCCATTAGTCTAAGTGGATCATTAGGATTGGTAGGATCAATAAGCGACGAATAGTGTTTAGGGATTAGTGGTTTCATACGCGGCGATTATATCACGCTCTTTGGGTTTGCAAATAAATAGGATATAATTACGCGTAATAGGAGAGGTGCCTGACCTTGCCATAGGCAGATCTGGCCCTAGTTTATGTTCTGGGAGAGGTGCCTGAGTGGTCGAAAGGACCGCTTTCGAAAAGCGGCGTCCCGCTTGTCGGGACCGTGGGTTCGAATCCCACCCTCTCCGGGTGGCACCCAAAGGGTGTCAGCCGGAGAGGGATGAAGTAGGAGAGCCCAGTGAAACGGGGGCGGAACGTACCATAAAGAAAATATCAGCACGTCTTGGCCGAAGGCCAAAATCCCACCCTCTCCGAGTGTGTGATTCTTCGCCACGGTATTCTGGTCAAATTCTTCCCGCAAGCCTAGGCTTTCGGGAAAGTTAGCCCCTTTATAGGTGTGCGGGCTGGGTTCCCTGTCTGCCGACAGGTAGAGAATCCCACCCTCTCCGCAGATGTGCTTTAGTATACAATATTTGACTTACCCATATTTGAAAAGGTAATATAGGCCAATATGAAAGAACCTACTATACAAACATAGGTTATACAAAGGGCCAAAAAAAGATTATTGATT
Encoded here:
- a CDS encoding ABC transporter ATP-binding protein, giving the protein MAKDILRAKNVYKIYEEGRETEVRALDGLSLTVFEGEIVAVMGPSGSGKTTLLNCFSGIDSATRGEIVIDGQDIQKLSDRKKTLYRAKKMGFIFQSFNLIPVLTALENVELPLLVNGVPKAEARERAITILNRVGLSDRLAHTPNELSGGQKQRVTVARALAHKPSIVWADEPTGNLDSHTADSVMELISELQKENNATFVLVTHDEKIAKKADRIVRLMDGKIK
- a CDS encoding DUF3298 domain-containing protein, with the translated sequence MDKKKILIIVAVLVAVLLLISCSCSGILIWKWNDLKDWVESLSEKSEDNNSQTEENDDEEDAEEDDDNLVYGTYEIVVDSTYEDEDEWDDVNFCTMENEIPELTLLLDGGEVSSDNIDDINQEFEALFTAEGFCEDVLDSNSDYPSGDLYFEGYYEIGLNQYPFVSIVYYSSSYTGGAHGSNIAKAATFNVLTGNRLNLSDLFTDDGSNDWEEVLWTGVKTVTLDEWEGYLYEDTFSGQTEPPSGQIWYLTDEYIGFIWNEYDIAPYAAGMIYVEIPFDADFLEDIIKSGGPIGVLVE
- a CDS encoding KamA family radical SAM protein, whose product is MKPLIPKHYSSLIDPTNPNDPLRLMAVPSKHERNIKPYELTDPIGDNFKSPIPGLIHRYPNRILLLTTDKCAIHCRFCFRKHNLESTHTDPKKVKAYLSKHQEVNEVILSGGDPLADLPALFSYLSTLNAQNTVKLVRIHTRVPVAAPKLITAGVIAKLAKIQRKKQVIIVVHVNHPREISKKTITLTKKLQSFGILMLSQTVLLKGVNDTLKTLPMLFTNLVQIGIKPYYLHHLDKAKGTHHFRVSIKTGLKLYKSLRGNLSGIAIPTYVLDLPGGYGKVPVDWLKEVSPGRYKVKTFEGKIVYYVDPV